The following are encoded together in the Lathyrus oleraceus cultivar Zhongwan6 chromosome 3, CAAS_Psat_ZW6_1.0, whole genome shotgun sequence genome:
- the LOC127131788 gene encoding uncharacterized protein LOC127131788: MGQIAQQLASSSQAQGALPSATVTNPREHNNVSIVTTRSGKSDEIVEEVDEEEDHLIKVDLEIKENEVVREEVVAPKLVVKETVIEPKPVVKLTFPTRNKKKGQHEKNIEKFLELFKKLEINILLVEALEQMPTYAKFMKDIILKWRTTDTNPIILTETCSAILQGMKIPIKKKDRGAITIPCTIGDRSFNKALIDLGASVSLMLLSI, translated from the coding sequence atGGGTCAAATCGCTCAGCAATTAGCATCgagttctcaagcacaaggtgcTCTACCTAGTGCAACTGTAACAAATCCTAGAGAACATAATAATGTGAGCATTGTGACAACAAGGAGTGGTAAGTCTGATGAAATAGTCGAGGAGgtggatgaagaggaagatcATTTGATCAAAGTGGATCTTGAGATAAAAGAAAATGAAGTTGTGAGGGAAGAAGTGGTAGCACCGAAACTAGTAGTGAAAGAAACAGTCATTGAGCCTAAGCCGGTTGTTAAGCTTACCTTTCCCACCAGAAACAAGAAAAAGGGACAACACGAGAAAAACATTGAAAAGTTCCtagagttgttcaagaagctTGAGATTAACATTCTGTTGGTAGaggcacttgaacaaatgcctacttatgccaagttcatgaaggacatcaTTTTGAAGTGGCGTACCACCGACACCAACCCGATTATTCTaaccgaaacttgtagtgctattttgcagggtatgaagattccgaTAAAGAAGAAAGATCGAGGAGCTATCACCATCCCTTGTACTATTGGAGATAGGTCATTCAATAAAGCTCTTATTGATctaggagctagtgtgagtctcaTGTTGTTATCCATTTAA